A region of Aquarana catesbeiana isolate 2022-GZ linkage group LG08, ASM4218655v1, whole genome shotgun sequence DNA encodes the following proteins:
- the LOC141104681 gene encoding uncharacterized protein isoform X1 — MEEWEYLEGHKDLYKDVMMDNQLPLTSPDGSSNGNPPERCPHPLYSRDSTQDDHNYARCYQGDNLRSIKVEIKTEEEEETYVTDDHSMVEGSAMMPIKEEESFHIMKENQPPLTSPDGSNNGNPPERCPRPLYSRDSTQEDHTIPHHHQSGNLRDFKVKLKEIKEEDDEDGVMEAFPKRHKDLYQDTMVESSSYRNPPERCPRPLYSWYSTQEGHILPYHHQGEEHLNIKEVKKEEEETYVMGHQQCIKEDEVMDTIKVEESSPEFHSDGRCFSKINTLERRLVISPGCTAKDGGISQSSPKVTLFWLIRSMDPSNPEESSDKSHTMTSDVHLRSTDPSNPEEPSDKFHTRTSDVHLRSMGPSNPEESSDKSHTMTSDVHLRSMDPSNPEESSHKYHTMTSDVHLRSMDPSNPEGSSHKYHTMTSDVHLRSMDPSNPEESSHKYHTMTSDVHLRSMNPSNPEGSSHKYRTMTSDGHLSSHCADRPTDPSDPHEGARTGGSSWSYLVCGKTLDNEKGLEKHQICHTAERPYSCSECGKCYAKRQSLATQQRIHTDERPCSCSECGNCFSDKESLLIHQRIHTGERPFSCPECGNCFHDKGSLTEHIEKAHIGFPDQRQVHIHQRVHTGDRPFSCSECGKCFSRKETLVAHQRIHTDERPFSCLECGKSFSKKETFVNHQKIHNGECPFSCPGCGKRFHDKGSLRKHIRKTHSERSFSCSECGKCFTRKDTLVRHQRIHTGVRPFSCPECGKGFHDKGNLGRHVQKDHIGFPDQRSLPKHERVHPVERPFSCSECGNCFTRKDSLVIHQRTHTGERPFSCPECGKCFYDKGSLSKHIKKTHIGERPFSCSDVR; from the exons atggatccagtaatgggaacccaccagagagatgtccccatcctctatattcccgggattccacacaggatgaTCACAACTATGCACGCTGTTATCAG GGTGACAATCTGAGATCTATAAAAGTTGAGAttaaaacagaagaagaagaagaaacataTGTGACAGACGATCACTCAATGGTAGAGGGTTCCGCGATGATGCCAATTAAAGAGGAGGAATCTTTCCATATCATGaaggagaatcagccgcccctcacatcaccgg atggatccaataatgggaacccaccagagagatgtccccgtcctctgtattcccgggattccacacaggaagatcacaccatccctcaccatcatcag agtggaaacctgagagattttAAAGTTAAGCttaaagagataaaagaggaggatgatgaggatggggtgatggaggcgTTTCCTAAaagacacaaagatctgtaccaggacaccatggtggagtcatccagctacagaaacccaccagagagatgtccccgtcctctgtattcctggtattccacacaggaaggtcacatccTCCcttaccatcatcag GGTGAGGAACACCTTAATATAAAAGaggtgaagaaggaagaagaagagacgtatgtgatggGTCATCAGCAATGTATAAAGGAGGATGAGGTTATGGATACCATTAAAGTGGAGGAATCTTCTCCAGAATTCCACTCAG ATGGGCGGTGTTTTTCAAAAATCAATACATTGGAGCGACGTCTTGTTATATCTCCAGGTTGCACTGCAAAAGATGGTGGCATTTCACAATCTTCTCCAAAAGTAACACTTTTCTGGTTgataagatcaatggatccttctaatcctgaggaatcttctgataaatcccatactatgacctcagatgtccatctaagatcaacagatccttctaatcctgaggaaccttctgataaattccatactaggacttcagatgtccatctgagatcaatgggtccttctaatcccgaggaatcttctgataaatcccatactatgacttcagatgtccatctaagatcaatggatccttctaatcctgaggaatcttctcaTAAAtaccatactatgacttcagatgtccatctaagatcaatggatccttctaatcctgagggaTCTTCTCATAAAtaccatactatgacttcagatgtccatctaagatcaatggatccttctaatcctgaggaatcttctcaTAAAtaccatactatgacttcagatgtccatctaagatcaatgaatccttctaatcctgagggaTCTTCTCATAAATACCGTACTATGACTTCAGATGGCCACCTAAGTTCTCACTGTGCTGACAGACCAACTGATCCATCCGATCCCCATGAGGGAGCTCGCACAGGAGGGAGCTCATGGTCATATTTGGTGTGCGGAAAAACATTAGATAATGAAAAAGGACTTGAGAAACACCAGATATGTCACACGgctgagcgtccttattcatgttcggaGTGTGGAAAATGTTATGCTAAGAGACAAAGCCTTGCTACACAGCAGAGAATTCACACTGATGAGCGTCCCtgttcctgttcagagtgcggaaattGTTTTTCTGACAAAGAAAGCCTTCtcatacaccagagaattcacacgggggagcgtcccTTTAGCTGTCCGGAGTGTGGAAACTGTTTTCATGACAAAGGAAGCCTTACTGAACACATTGAGAAAGCTCATATTGGTTTTCCTGACCAAAGACAGGTTCAtatacaccagagagttcacactggtGACCGCCCCTTTTCCTGTTCGGAGTGCGGAAAGTGTTTTTCTAGAAAAGAAACCCTCGTtgcacaccagagaattcacactgatGAGCGTCCCTTTTCCTGTTTGGAGTGCGGAAAAAGTTTTTCTAAGAAAGAAACCTTTGTTAACCACCAGAAAATTCACAATGGTGAGTGTCCCTTTAGCTGTCCAGGGTGTGGAAAACGTTTTCATGACAAGGGAAGCCTTCGTAAACACATTAGGAAAACTCATAGTGAACGCTccttttcctgttcagagtgcggaaaatgttttaccAGAAAAGACACgcttgttagacaccagagaattcacacgggcgtgCGTCCCTTTAGCTGCCCAGAGTGCGGAAAAGGTTTTCATGATAAAGGAAACCTTGGTAGACACGTTCAGAAAGATCATATTGGTTTTCCTGACCAAAGAAGCCTTCCTAAACACGAGAGAGTTCACCCTGTTGAGCGTCccttttcctgttcagagtgcggaaattGTTTTACTAGGAAAGACTCCCTTGTtatacaccagagaactcacacgggtgagcgtccctttaGCTGTccggagtgtggaaaatgtttttatgATAAGGGAAGCCTTAGTAAACACATTAAGAAAACTCATATTGGTGAACGCCCCTTTTCCTGTTCGGATGTGCGGTAA
- the LOC141104681 gene encoding uncharacterized protein isoform X2, which yields MEEWEYLEGHKDLYKDVMMDNQLPLTSPDGSSNGNPPERCPHPLYSRDSTQDDHNYARCYQGDNLRSIKVEIKTEEEEETYVTDDHSMVEGSAMMPIKEEESFHIMKENQPPLTSPDGSNNGNPPERCPRPLYSRDSTQEDHTIPHHHQGEEHLNIKEVKKEEEETYVMGHQQCIKEDEVMDTIKVEESSPEFHSDGRCFSKINTLERRLVISPGCTAKDGGISQSSPKVTLFWLIRSMDPSNPEESSDKSHTMTSDVHLRSTDPSNPEEPSDKFHTRTSDVHLRSMGPSNPEESSDKSHTMTSDVHLRSMDPSNPEESSHKYHTMTSDVHLRSMDPSNPEGSSHKYHTMTSDVHLRSMDPSNPEESSHKYHTMTSDVHLRSMNPSNPEGSSHKYRTMTSDGHLSSHCADRPTDPSDPHEGARTGGSSWSYLVCGKTLDNEKGLEKHQICHTAERPYSCSECGKCYAKRQSLATQQRIHTDERPCSCSECGNCFSDKESLLIHQRIHTGERPFSCPECGNCFHDKGSLTEHIEKAHIGFPDQRQVHIHQRVHTGDRPFSCSECGKCFSRKETLVAHQRIHTDERPFSCLECGKSFSKKETFVNHQKIHNGECPFSCPGCGKRFHDKGSLRKHIRKTHSERSFSCSECGKCFTRKDTLVRHQRIHTGVRPFSCPECGKGFHDKGNLGRHVQKDHIGFPDQRSLPKHERVHPVERPFSCSECGNCFTRKDSLVIHQRTHTGERPFSCPECGKCFYDKGSLSKHIKKTHIGERPFSCSDVR from the exons atggatccagtaatgggaacccaccagagagatgtccccatcctctatattcccgggattccacacaggatgaTCACAACTATGCACGCTGTTATCAG GGTGACAATCTGAGATCTATAAAAGTTGAGAttaaaacagaagaagaagaagaaacataTGTGACAGACGATCACTCAATGGTAGAGGGTTCCGCGATGATGCCAATTAAAGAGGAGGAATCTTTCCATATCATGaaggagaatcagccgcccctcacatcaccgg atggatccaataatgggaacccaccagagagatgtccccgtcctctgtattcccgggattccacacaggaagatcacaccatccctcaccatcatcag GGTGAGGAACACCTTAATATAAAAGaggtgaagaaggaagaagaagagacgtatgtgatggGTCATCAGCAATGTATAAAGGAGGATGAGGTTATGGATACCATTAAAGTGGAGGAATCTTCTCCAGAATTCCACTCAG ATGGGCGGTGTTTTTCAAAAATCAATACATTGGAGCGACGTCTTGTTATATCTCCAGGTTGCACTGCAAAAGATGGTGGCATTTCACAATCTTCTCCAAAAGTAACACTTTTCTGGTTgataagatcaatggatccttctaatcctgaggaatcttctgataaatcccatactatgacctcagatgtccatctaagatcaacagatccttctaatcctgaggaaccttctgataaattccatactaggacttcagatgtccatctgagatcaatgggtccttctaatcccgaggaatcttctgataaatcccatactatgacttcagatgtccatctaagatcaatggatccttctaatcctgaggaatcttctcaTAAAtaccatactatgacttcagatgtccatctaagatcaatggatccttctaatcctgagggaTCTTCTCATAAAtaccatactatgacttcagatgtccatctaagatcaatggatccttctaatcctgaggaatcttctcaTAAAtaccatactatgacttcagatgtccatctaagatcaatgaatccttctaatcctgagggaTCTTCTCATAAATACCGTACTATGACTTCAGATGGCCACCTAAGTTCTCACTGTGCTGACAGACCAACTGATCCATCCGATCCCCATGAGGGAGCTCGCACAGGAGGGAGCTCATGGTCATATTTGGTGTGCGGAAAAACATTAGATAATGAAAAAGGACTTGAGAAACACCAGATATGTCACACGgctgagcgtccttattcatgttcggaGTGTGGAAAATGTTATGCTAAGAGACAAAGCCTTGCTACACAGCAGAGAATTCACACTGATGAGCGTCCCtgttcctgttcagagtgcggaaattGTTTTTCTGACAAAGAAAGCCTTCtcatacaccagagaattcacacgggggagcgtcccTTTAGCTGTCCGGAGTGTGGAAACTGTTTTCATGACAAAGGAAGCCTTACTGAACACATTGAGAAAGCTCATATTGGTTTTCCTGACCAAAGACAGGTTCAtatacaccagagagttcacactggtGACCGCCCCTTTTCCTGTTCGGAGTGCGGAAAGTGTTTTTCTAGAAAAGAAACCCTCGTtgcacaccagagaattcacactgatGAGCGTCCCTTTTCCTGTTTGGAGTGCGGAAAAAGTTTTTCTAAGAAAGAAACCTTTGTTAACCACCAGAAAATTCACAATGGTGAGTGTCCCTTTAGCTGTCCAGGGTGTGGAAAACGTTTTCATGACAAGGGAAGCCTTCGTAAACACATTAGGAAAACTCATAGTGAACGCTccttttcctgttcagagtgcggaaaatgttttaccAGAAAAGACACgcttgttagacaccagagaattcacacgggcgtgCGTCCCTTTAGCTGCCCAGAGTGCGGAAAAGGTTTTCATGATAAAGGAAACCTTGGTAGACACGTTCAGAAAGATCATATTGGTTTTCCTGACCAAAGAAGCCTTCCTAAACACGAGAGAGTTCACCCTGTTGAGCGTCccttttcctgttcagagtgcggaaattGTTTTACTAGGAAAGACTCCCTTGTtatacaccagagaactcacacgggtgagcgtccctttaGCTGTccggagtgtggaaaatgtttttatgATAAGGGAAGCCTTAGTAAACACATTAAGAAAACTCATATTGGTGAACGCCCCTTTTCCTGTTCGGATGTGCGGTAA